TGTTTCCTGAGGAACGGCGTCATTCCTTCAAGGCCGCCGCTCTTGTCCAGCCGCTCTCCTTTTCCGTCAGTTCATAGGGTTCCGGCGGATGGCGTCTATCTGTTCCGGCGTATAAGCCGCCTTTTCCAGGCCGCCGAACTGGCGGCGCAGGAACGTGAGCAGGTTCGCCAGGTCACGGGAGTCAGTAACGCCGGGCGGCAGCATGGTGGAATCCCATTCCTTTCCGTTCACCGTGATCGGTCCGGTAAGCCCCTGGAGGACGATCTTCACGATTTCCGCGTCAGGTTTTTCCTTCAGCCATTCGGACCCGGCCAGGGGCGGATAGGTCACCTTGTCCCCCATGCCGTCGTTGCCGTGGCAGATGGCGCATTTGGAAAGGTACACGCCCCTGCCCTTTTCCATGACAGCGGCGGCACGGGCCTTTTTCAGGCGTTCCATGTCCACGGCGGGAGGATGGGCGGCATAATCCGGATGAATGTGTGACAAGGCCGGGAAGGAATGGATCCGGTCGCGCTTCACGGAGGGCTCCACCCTCCGGAGGGAAGCCAGGTAGTTCAGCAGCCGCTCTCCCCGCGGGGACGGAACCAGCTCCCGGCCCTTCTCCATCCGGACAGGCAGGGCAGCCGTGGAAGGGGCATTCCCCTCCACCGGGCGTTCCTCAAACAGGCCGGGCATGGCGGGGCACACGGTCCAGGGCTTTTTGAACTGCGCTTCCCGCGGGTTGTATAGATGCAGGGCCAGCCATTCCCGCACCTGCGCGGCACGGAGCGTGCCGCCGGATACGGCGTCTTCATATTCCAGCCTTCCGGCGGCGTATTCCGCCGCATTGCTCAGGTCTGGGCCTATGGCCGCCACGCCGGCCTGCGGGGCCCCCTCCCTGTTGAATTCGGCATCCATGTCTTCAGGTTCACTGACGCGGTAGGGAAAATCCGGGTCCGTCCCGCGGTCGATCGCCGTCTGCCAGTCCCTGCCGGACATGGAACGCCGGATCATCTGCGTATGGCACAGGGCGCACCCCTCCGCGGCATAAATCCGGGCTCCTTCCGCGTCCTGGACGGGGCGCCTCACCTCCAGGGAATCCGGAGCCGGGGCATGCAGCAGCACGGCGGCGGCCGTCACCAGCGCAAGCGCCGCAAAAACGGTAAAGACGGAAAAAAGGCGCCCGGTCACCGGAGTTCCCGTTTCCGGCGCTCCGGCCTCCGTACGCGCCGGACGCCACAGGCAAAGACTCCCCGCCAGGCACAGCGCCATGGCGGCGGCATGGACGCAGGCCGCCATGCCCACCCAGCCGCTCATCAATTCCGCTCTCCGGGCCACGGGAAAGGCCTGCACATCCACCGCGGCGACCACGCCCACGGCATAAGCCAGCAGCACGCCGCAAACGCCCGCAGAAAACAGCCACCATGCCACGGGAAACCGTGCGGGGCCTTTCCTCCCGGCCATCATCAGCACGCCCGCGCCCAGCAGCACCCACAATTCCGCCTCATGCCACGCGGACAGGGAGAATTGCATCAGTTCCGGCCAGGAGCCGGAGAGAACATTCCACGCCGCCAGCAAGGCGAGCACGGAGCAGCCGGCTTTCAGCCACGTTCCCATTCCCGGTTCCGGACAGGGTTTCATCCAAAGCCTTGCAGCCATCAGCACGGCGGGAAGAGCGGCGCACCAGGCCCAGACCGCTCCCGCCTCCACCAGCGCCCACGGCACCGGAAAACCGCGGAGCCCCGCCAGGCCGCCAATCACCGGAGCCGCCAGCAACACCACGGCCATCCAGACAGACAAAATGCCGAACATCCGGCCCTGCGCCATGTTCATGCGGAGGGCCGCCGCACCCAGCGCGGCAAACATCAGCCCGCAGGACAGGGAGCCGCCCAGGGAGGAGGCGTCCAGCAAGCCGTTCATGGACAGGGCCTGCGTATCCCCCAGCATCAGGAGAGCCGCCGCCACGCAACCCGCGGAAGAACTGAACAGCAGGCGCACGGGCCATGGAAAGGGCTTGAACCACGCGGCGCACGCCATCCCGGCGGAAAGGAGGGCAAAAACCGGGCAAACCCACCAGTCAAAAGGCATCAGGAGGAGGCCGCTCCCGTCTCCCGCGGCTATCGTCCCCAGCCCCAGCAGGACACAGGCATGCCAGAGCCATTCCGCGGGTTTCAGCCATCGCCCCCCAGGTTCCGCCATGAAAGAGAACAGGACGGGGAGAGCCCAGCCGTACACCAGGGCGCCGTAAAAGGAAAACATGAGCCGCCCCGCCGGCCAGGGGAGCGGTTCCCCAGCCACCAGTCCGGAGGCATGGACCAGGGACCACGCCAGCCCCAGCACGCAGGCCGCCGCCAGCCAGAACAGGGGCAGCCACTCGCCCGGACGGCGGCGGAACAGGGAGGAAACGGAGGCGGAAAGGTTCATCGTGATTCGGGAAATACCCTGCGGACGCTCAAGGCCCCCAGGAAGGAAAAACAGCAGATGGAGCCCATTACCCCCAGGAGCAGGACCAGGGGGACCCACGTTCCCCACGCATCCGGGGCCAGCCCCAGTCCGGGGCCGAACATCCAGCACGCTTCCAGCAGGAAGCCAAGCAGAATACAGGCGCAGACGGCGGCCAGCGCAGACGGGCGGCGCCTCAACGCGGGAAAGAGCAGGACCAGGAAGGGCAGCAGCAGTTCCAGCCCCAGCGCCACGGACAGAAGCCCGGACCAGCCGGAGGATGCGGCGTCATAAAAGGCCATTTCATCAGGAATGGAGGCGTACCAGGTAATCATGTACTGGGAGTACGTGATGTACGCCTTTACCAGCACCATGGCCATCAGCATGCCGCCCAGGCGGGGCCACGGCAGGCCTTTCCCCCCGTCCAGTTTCCTCAATCCCGCGGCGGCCAGCACGGAGAAGGCCAGGGAAACCAGCAGGACGCAGGCAATCATGTACACGGGAAACATGGAAAGAACGGGGTTCCCCACGCCTCCCAGCAGGTCAAAGCCCAGCACGCCCAGCACCATGACGGCGGCAATCATGCAGAAGGCCGCCGCTCCCCTGTGGAAGGAGGGCTGCCATACCTCCTTTTCCGCGGCCAGCACGGCCCACACCTGGGCCATGCTCCAGGCCAGCACCACCATGACGCCCATGCGCACATACAGCCAAGCCGGATTCCACCATGAGGCATCCGTCAAATCCAGCACGCCGAAGGCTTGGACGCCGGGCAGGGAAACATCCGCCACGCCCCAGTACCGCGCCGCTTCCGGAAAAATCACGGTGGTCAGGCAGCCGGCCGTACCCGCCAGCACCAGAACGCCGGGCAGGAAGCCCCAGCATCCCGCCGCCAGCACGCGCCTCAGTTCAATGCCCCAGCGGGCGCCCGTCACGGAAGACAGGCAGAGCCAGAACAGCGTGCCCAGGCACACTCCGGTTCCCAGGACGCCCACGGCCATTCCGGCAATGGCAAACGGCTTTCTCAATTCCTGAAGCCGCTCCCCGGCCACCGTCATGTCATCCCACGGCATGGCCGTGAAGGACTGGCGCATCAGCACGCACCAGAGCAGGACGGAGATGATCCACAGGGCGAGGGCGGCGGAACGCCCGGCCCAGCCGAATCCCGGCCTGTCCCGGCGTTCCGTTCCGGTTGACGATGTATTTCTGTTCATGGACGGTGTTCCTCCTGTTTAACCAAGTTTTGCTCCTCCGGGGGCCCCGGCAGCGCCTGAAGCTGGCGGATGAACGCCACCAGGCACCAGATTTCCCGCGCCGTGAGAATGTTCCCGAACGCGGGCATGTTCCCCTGTCCCAGCCGGATGCTCCGGAACATCTTTCCGGGAGAATAGGCGGCATACTTTTCATCCCGGAAGGAGCCTATCTGCGGGTAGGTTTCATAGGCGGCCATGCTGCCGCGCCCGCTGCCGTCCGCTCCGTGGCAGACGGCGCAGTGGACCAGATACAGCGCGCGGCCTTCCGCCAGCACGTCACGGCTGCGGGAAACGCCGCCCAGTTCCAGAGGCATGGAATCCTCCTCCCCGCCCTGCATGCGGCCTGAAGAAAAATAGGAGCCGTCCGCGGCAAAGGAATCCCGGCCGCCCCCGCGCTCCATGGGCACCCCGCCCAGGGAGCGGGCCACGGCGCGGGGCGGCGTCAGGCGCACATTGCGGCCTGCGGGGGTGAAGACGGGCTCCTGCACCTGCTGGGCGTCCGCCAGCGGACGCTCGTTCATATTGTCAAACAAATGGGGAACGGGATTCCTGCCGCCGCCGTCGCGCACCAGAAACCAGGCCGCCCCCAGCACCGCCAGGGCGGCGACCGCCACCACGCCGCCTCTCATGACGGCCCCCCTTCCGCATGGACATGTTCGCTCGCCTCCGGCAACAGGGACGCGGCCAGGGCGGCGGAAGCCTCTTCCCTGCCGCCTTCCAGCAGAATGAAGTAACCGTCCCCGTGCTCGTCTGTTCTGAAAAAATCACATTCAAACGCCCAGTCGTTCCACCTGGGGAGAACGGCCCCTTTCAGGAATCCGGCGGCGGTCAGGAGGCCTGCCCCCAGCAGCGTCCCTTCAAACAGGGGCGGAACGTACGCGGGCCAGTTATCCCAGCCCTGCACCCTGCCCTGGGTCACCAGGGGGTCCGCACGGAACTGCGTCCAGTAAAGCCACAGCGCCACGGCCAGGAACCCGCACAGGGCGCCCGCCACGGCCCACAGGCGCACGCCTGCGCCCACGGCCCTTCCGGCATGGCGGTTGGCAAGCCGCACGGCGGCGCAGGGATAGGGCGCGCAAACCTCCCAGTGAACGCCTTCCTCCTTCACCAGCTTCCTGACGGCCTGGTAAAGGTCTTCTTCCGACCGGAAAGAAAGCACCCAGCCGGAGGTGATGCGCTCCTTCTTCATGCGCCGCCCTCCTTGTTCAGGGACTGCTGTTCCCGCACGTCGCACAGGGAGAAGAACGGCGTCACGCGCACCAGCACCATGTACAGGGCCGTGAACAGCCCCGCGCTCCCGGCCATCATCGCCAGATCCGTCAGGCTGGGGGAATAATCGCCTATGTTGGCGGCCAGCAGGGACGCCTTCAGGGAATTCACGACAATCCAGAAACGTTCCATCCACATGCCCGCCAGCACGCCCAGGGCCACGGCGGCAATCACCCAGCGGCTGGTGCGCAGGGAGCGGAACCAGAACAGCTGGGGCAGCAGCACGTTCCCGGCGATCATGGCGGCCATGAATACGGCATTGACAGGATTCCTGCCCGGGAACAGCTCCGGACCGCCTCCGTTCAGCAGAACGGCCATGTGCTCCCACAGATACATGGCCCCCATCACCAGGCTCAGGGCCAGGACAAACCGGGAGCTCAAATCCAGAATGGCGGGGGTGATGGCCTGCCGGACGCCGCTGCCGGACATCAGGCGGCGCACCCCCAGCAAAATCAGCTGGACCATGGCCATGCCGCTTAAAATGGCCCCGCCTACGAAATAAGGGGGAAAAATGCTCTGGTGCCAGCCCGGCACCTGCGTCACGGAAAAGTCAAAGCTCACCACGGAATGGACGGATACCACCAGGGGAGTCAGGACAGCCGCAAAAAGCAGGCTGGCCTTTTCATAGGCGCGCCACTGGCGGCCCGTTCCCTGCCAGCCCAGCGCCAGCCGGCCGTACCGCCGCCGCAGGCGCCCCGTGCAGCAATCCCGCAGCAGGGCGAAATCCGGCACCAGGCCGATGTACCAGTACAAAACGGAGAGCAGAAAATAGGTGCTGACGGCCATCACATCCCACATCAGGGGGGAGGCCATGTCCGGCCAGACGCCGCTCACCTCCGGCAGCGGGGAGGCCATCCACGCCATCCAGACGCGCCCCACGTGCACCACGGGAAAGACGGCGGCGCAGATGACCGCGCACAGGGTCATCTGTTCCGCTCCGCGGGCGATCGGGCTTCTCCAGGACTGGCGGGTCAGCAGCAGGACGGCGGAAATCAGGGTGCCCGCGTGGCCGAGGCCTATCCAGAAGACAAAATGAACGATGTCCAGCCCCCACACCACGTTATTGTTCAACCCCAGCACCCCCACGCCCTCCGCGGCAATGCGCCAGGAACTCCACCCCACGCCCCACGCCGCCAGCAAGGCGCTGGCGAGGAACACGCACCACCACACAGGCCCCAGCGGCTTGCGAACCTCCGCCAGCATGGTCTTCACCGGAACGGCGGCGGAAGAAGCGGCTGGTGCTGGTCTGGTCATCATCTGCATGGGCGGAAGCTCGTTAGAGCTTACTTGAGTGCGTTTTTCCGTCAATTCAAAAGGGGAAGGCACGTGACATGACGCGCGGTTCCCGTCAATGGCGGCGTTACGGAATATCATGCGGAGTGAAAGCCCGGATTCTTTCAAAAAATCTGTTACTCGTCATGCCTCCGCTGCGCTGCGGTAACAATTCAGGCACGAAGGCCCGGAAACCGCCTTTGCAGTTGGACGGAAAGAAAATCTTGAAGTTCCAATCCTCCCTTCCCGCCCTCACAAACATTCAAATGGCTGGAATTCCCCCAGACGGCATTTTAAGATGGGCCGCGCATGGACATAAGCACGCTGAATTCCGGAGCCCTGATCAGACACCCTGCTCGCGGACTGCTCCTCGGGACCGGGCCGTTCCGGGAATCAGCCGCGCCCCCGGAAGACGGTACCGCCTTTTACGTCAACACGTTCCGGCTGGACGACCCGCGGCCCTGGAAGATACCCTCCGCCCTGCATTCCATTCCTGAACCGGAGGGCGCCCTGCCCCCCGCTCCGGAAATCCGGTGGACGGAGCCGTCACCGGACGCGTACGCCCAGGTTTTTGCGGAAATCATTGAACAGATCGCTTCCGGGCATCTGGTGAAAAGCGTTCCCGCCACGCCCCAGTTCGGAGAAATGGAGGCACCCCATGTTCCCCGTGAGCTCATCCTGCGGGCCATCAACGGCTCCACGGTGCACTACCCCTATGCCTGGTGGACGGAGCGGGAAGGCTTCTGCGGGGCCACTCCGGAAACCCTGTTCCACCAGCAGGACCGCCGCCTGACGACCATGGCCCTGGCAGGAACGGCGCGCCCGGAGGACGAGTGGGTGTTCATCAATGACGACAAGGAAATCCGCGAACATGAAATCGTGGCCGGGAGCATCCTTTCCCGCCTGTCCCCGTACGGAAGCGTCACCAGAACGCCCCGCGGCGTGCTGAACCTGGATACCCTGATCCACTTCGTCACGTACCTCA
This DNA window, taken from Akkermansia muciniphila, encodes the following:
- a CDS encoding c-type cytochrome, with product MNLSASVSSLFRRRPGEWLPLFWLAAACVLGLAWSLVHASGLVAGEPLPWPAGRLMFSFYGALVYGWALPVLFSFMAEPGGRWLKPAEWLWHACVLLGLGTIAAGDGSGLLLMPFDWWVCPVFALLSAGMACAAWFKPFPWPVRLLFSSSAGCVAAALLMLGDTQALSMNGLLDASSLGGSLSCGLMFAALGAAALRMNMAQGRMFGILSVWMAVVLLAAPVIGGLAGLRGFPVPWALVEAGAVWAWCAALPAVLMAARLWMKPCPEPGMGTWLKAGCSVLALLAAWNVLSGSWPELMQFSLSAWHEAELWVLLGAGVLMMAGRKGPARFPVAWWLFSAGVCGVLLAYAVGVVAAVDVQAFPVARRAELMSGWVGMAACVHAAAMALCLAGSLCLWRPARTEAGAPETGTPVTGRLFSVFTVFAALALVTAAAVLLHAPAPDSLEVRRPVQDAEGARIYAAEGCALCHTQMIRRSMSGRDWQTAIDRGTDPDFPYRVSEPEDMDAEFNREGAPQAGVAAIGPDLSNAAEYAAGRLEYEDAVSGGTLRAAQVREWLALHLYNPREAQFKKPWTVCPAMPGLFEERPVEGNAPSTAALPVRMEKGRELVPSPRGERLLNYLASLRRVEPSVKRDRIHSFPALSHIHPDYAAHPPAVDMERLKKARAAAVMEKGRGVYLSKCAICHGNDGMGDKVTYPPLAGSEWLKEKPDAEIVKIVLQGLTGPITVNGKEWDSTMLPPGVTDSRDLANLLTFLRRQFGGLEKAAYTPEQIDAIRRNPMN
- a CDS encoding chorismate-binding protein, whose product is MDISTLNSGALIRHPARGLLLGTGPFRESAAPPEDGTAFYVNTFRLDDPRPWKIPSALHSIPEPEGALPPAPEIRWTEPSPDAYAQVFAEIIEQIASGHLVKSVPATPQFGEMEAPHVPRELILRAINGSTVHYPYAWWTEREGFCGATPETLFHQQDRRLTTMALAGTARPEDEWVFINDDKEIREHEIVAGSILSRLSPYGSVTRTPRGVLNLDTLIHFVTYLTLEADAPMPPDHWIRLLHPTPALGSQPRTEKTLAQLDDWRSRLRCPAHFGAPFGFLEDGDFFCLVGIRSLYWQGQRLALCTGGGVVASSTLTHEWRELKLKRDTVRHSFQLP
- the nrfD gene encoding NrfD/PsrC family molybdoenzyme membrane anchor subunit; this translates as MMTRPAPAASSAAVPVKTMLAEVRKPLGPVWWCVFLASALLAAWGVGWSSWRIAAEGVGVLGLNNNVVWGLDIVHFVFWIGLGHAGTLISAVLLLTRQSWRSPIARGAEQMTLCAVICAAVFPVVHVGRVWMAWMASPLPEVSGVWPDMASPLMWDVMAVSTYFLLSVLYWYIGLVPDFALLRDCCTGRLRRRYGRLALGWQGTGRQWRAYEKASLLFAAVLTPLVVSVHSVVSFDFSVTQVPGWHQSIFPPYFVGGAILSGMAMVQLILLGVRRLMSGSGVRQAITPAILDLSSRFVLALSLVMGAMYLWEHMAVLLNGGGPELFPGRNPVNAVFMAAMIAGNVLLPQLFWFRSLRTSRWVIAAVALGVLAGMWMERFWIVVNSLKASLLAANIGDYSPSLTDLAMMAGSAGLFTALYMVLVRVTPFFSLCDVREQQSLNKEGGA
- a CDS encoding cytochrome c translates to MRGGVVAVAALAVLGAAWFLVRDGGGRNPVPHLFDNMNERPLADAQQVQEPVFTPAGRNVRLTPPRAVARSLGGVPMERGGGRDSFAADGSYFSSGRMQGGEEDSMPLELGGVSRSRDVLAEGRALYLVHCAVCHGADGSGRGSMAAYETYPQIGSFRDEKYAAYSPGKMFRSIRLGQGNMPAFGNILTAREIWCLVAFIRQLQALPGPPEEQNLVKQEEHRP
- a CDS encoding quinol:electron acceptor oxidoreductase subunit ActD, which gives rise to MKKERITSGWVLSFRSEEDLYQAVRKLVKEEGVHWEVCAPYPCAAVRLANRHAGRAVGAGVRLWAVAGALCGFLAVALWLYWTQFRADPLVTQGRVQGWDNWPAYVPPLFEGTLLGAGLLTAAGFLKGAVLPRWNDWAFECDFFRTDEHGDGYFILLEGGREEASAALAASLLPEASEHVHAEGGPS